One segment of Solanum stenotomum isolate F172 chromosome 1, ASM1918654v1, whole genome shotgun sequence DNA contains the following:
- the LOC125853315 gene encoding ras-related protein RABA3 has product MNQEMSGVEDQMKRVNGVHHNEDKIDYVFKVVVIGDSAVGKTQVLSRFAKNEFCFDSKSTIGVEFQTRTVSIQSKVIKAQIWDTAGQERYRAVTSAYYRGALGAMLVYDITKRQTFDHVARWVEELRAHADSSIVIMLIGNKADLVDSRAVPTEDAVEFAERQGLFFSETSALSGHNVESAFFKLLEEIFHMVSRKTLLVASGANGNYLKETNNELLKGLKIDVISGPDFEVSEMKKLSSCSC; this is encoded by the exons ATGAACCAAGAAATGAGTGGCGTTGAGGATCAGATGAAACGTGTAAATGGGGTTCATCATAATGAGGATAAAATAGATTATGTGTTTAAGGTGGTGGTGATTGGAGACTCTGCTGTTGGGAAAACTCAGGTTCTTTCCAGGTTTGCTAAGAATGAGTTCTGTTTTGACTCAAAGTCTACAATTGGTGTTGAGTTTCAGACTAGAACTGTTTCTATTCAGTCTAAAGTGATTAAGGCTCAGATCTGGGACACTGCTGGACAAGAAAG ATACAGAGCAGTGACAAGTGCATACTACAGAGGAGCGTTGGGAGCCATGTTAGTTTACGACATAACAAAGAGACAGACATTCGACCATGTAGCTAGATGGGTTGAGGAACTCAGGGCTCACGCGGATAGTTCCATTGTGATCATGTTGATCGGTAACAAAGCTGATTTAGTAGATTCGAGGGCTGTTCCAACTGAAGACGCGGTTGAATTTGCAGAGAGGCAGGGCCTATTTTTCTCTGAGACATCAGCTCTTAGCGGGCACAATGTGGAATCAGCCTTCTTTAAACTTTTGGAAGAAATATTCCACATGGTATCAAGGAAGACTTTGTTGGTCGCTTCTGGTGCTAATGGAAATTACCTCAAAGAGACTAATAATGAATTGCTTAAAGGATTGAAAATTGATGTTATTTCTGGTCCTGATTTTGAAGTTAGTGAGATGAAGAAACTATCTTCTTGCTCttgctaa
- the LOC125844467 gene encoding pentatricopeptide repeat-containing protein At5g16420, mitochondrial, whose protein sequence is MSICPKFAGHRRWVYTSINFTHLFSTTAGAGTAVDDPFKTHPSYQHLATIKSKSELLQSYTVTPPIKPWPRYLSHKNLISLVKSQHDVNLSLQIFHHAGNFHPGFFHNYETYHSIINKLCRARAFDKVETLLAELRNSTIKCGEVLFINVIRNYGIASKPKLALKTFLRIEKFGVQRSVRSFNALLNALVQNKEYDFVYALFKNCQKKLHITPSVFTCNILLNALCKKDDINSAIKVLDEMPVMGIVPNVVSYTTILGCYVSLGDLVGAKRMFDEIIDRGWLPDATTYTILMHGYVKQGKFIDAAKIMDEMEDNGIGPNEVTYGIMIEAFCKETKSGEAVNLLNDMLDKRYIPSPTLCSKVIDVLCEEGKVEEACDLWKKLLVKNCSPDNTILSTLIHWLCKKGQIWEARKLFDEFEKSSSPSVLTYNMLIAGMCEKGKLHEAGRLWDDMVDKGCVPNAFTYNMLIKGFCQVGNAKEGIRVLEEMLDKGCHPNKSTYSILIKGLLDSELNAEVLRVLALAASGDVDSEIWGVLVAKFVTNAQNVCSVLDKTLSENEV, encoded by the coding sequence ATGTCAATCTGCCCAAAGTTTGCCGGTCACCGACGGTGGGTCTACACCTCAATCAACTTCACCCACTTGTTCTCAACTACCGCCGGCGCCGGCACCGCCGTTGATGACCCCTTCAAAACCCACCCGTCGTACCAGCACCTCGCTACCATCAAATCCAAATCGGAGCTTCTCCAATCCTACACCGTCACCCCTCCCATCAAACCATGGCCCCGATACCTCTCCCATAAAAATCTCATCTCACTCGTCAAATCCCAGCATGATGTTAACCTTTCCCTCCAAATTTTTCACCACGCCGGCAACTTCCACCCTGGTTTTTTCCATAATTACGAAACCTACCACTCCATCATCAACAAGCTCTGTCGTGCTCGGGCCTTTGATAAAGTAGAGACCCTTTTAGCTGAATTGCGAAATTCTACCATCAAATGTGGGGAAGTTTTGTTTATTAATGTGATTCGGAACTATGGGATTGCTAGTAAGCCCAAATTGGCCCTTAAGACCTTTCTGCGAATTGAAAAATTTGGAGTTCAGAGGTCAGTGAGATCATTTAATGCTTTATTGAATGCTTTAGTACAAAACAAAGAGTATGATTTTGTTTACGCTTTGTTTAAGAATTGCCAGAAGAAGTTGCATATAACGCCCAGTGTGTTTACTTGTAATATCTTGTTGAATGCTCTATGTAAGAAAGACGATATTAATAGTGCAATTAAAGTTCTTGATGAGATGCCTGTGATGGGAATAGTTCCCAATGTTGTGAGCTACACAACTATTTTGGGTTGTTATGTATCACTTGGTGATTTAGTGGGCGCGAAGAGGATGTTTGATGAAATTATTGACAGAGGGTGGTTGCCTGATGCAACGACGTACACTATCTTGATGCATGGTTATGTTAAGCAAGGGAAATTTATTGATGCAGCTAAGATAATGGATGAGATGGAGGACAATGGGATTGGGCCAAATGAAGTGACGTATGGAATTATGATTGAGGCATTTTGCAAGGAAACGAAGTCCGGTGAAGCTGTTAATTTACTTAATGATATGCTAGATAAGAGGTATATACCAAGCCCAACACTTTGCTCTAAGGTGATTGACGTCTTGTGTGAAGAGGGGAAGGTTGAGGAGGCGTGTGATTTGTGGAAGAAACTATTGGTAAAAAATTGTTCTCCAGATAATACAATATTGAGCACACTTATTCACTGGCTCTGTAAGAAGGGACAGATTTGGGAAGCAAGGAAATTGTTTGACGAGTTTGAGAAGAGTTCGAGTCCTAGTGTTTTGACATATAACATGCTTATTGCAGGGATGTGTGAGAAAGGAAAGCTGCATGAAGCTGGGAGGTTATGGGATGACATGGTAGACAAGGGTTGCGTTCCTAATGCTTTTACTTACAACATGTTGATCAAAGGTTTTTGCCAAGTTGGAAATGCGAAGGAAGGAATTAGAGTTCTGGAAGAGATGCTTGACAAAGGCTGTCACCCAAACAAATCTACTTATTCCATCTTAATCAAGGGGCTTCTTGACTCTGAACTCAACGCAGAAGTTTTAAGGGTGCTTGCACTGGCTGCATCAGGTGATGTTGATTCTGAAATTTGGGGAGTCCTTGTGGCCAAGTTTGTTACTAATGCTCAAAATGTATGTTCCGTTTTGGATAAGACATTGTCAGAGAATGAAGTGTAA
- the LOC125867329 gene encoding U-box domain-containing protein 44-like → MVPDMICGPFADLLSSTMECILEIVLTSKNVFIERKSFEELSAYLNRIVPFLKEINRKNITDSTPWENVIQILNQQTVEARHLILECSKKNKVYLLMNCRLYAKRIQNITREISRALSCIPLASLDISSGIKEEIVQVIDSMRTAEFKTAIAEEEILEKIDSGIHQRNVDRSYANKLLVSIAEAIGVSTESSALRREFEEFKDEIDNARLRKDQAEALQMDQIIALLERADAATSRQEKEKKYFIKRKSLGNQPLEPLLSFYCPITREVMTDPVETPSGHTFERCAIEKWLAEGNLCPMTSTPLNNTMMRPNKTLRQSIEEWKDRNTMITIANMKLKLSSAEEEEVLNCLEQLMDICEQREIHREWVIMEDYIPILIKLLDLKSRDIRNLVLEVLCVLAKDDNDAKERIAEVDSALESIVRSLGRRIGERKSAVALLLELSNCKSVQESIGKVQGCILLLVTMSSCDDNKAAKDARDVLENISFSDDNVILMAQANYFKYLLQRLSSGSSDVKLLMAKTLGEMELTDHNKSSLFEEGVLDSLLSLLSHGEVEVKQAGVKALLNLSSLPRNGQEMIRKGVMRPLLDMLYRHTASQSLRELVAATITKLAFSASSEALSLLDADDDIYELFSLVNLNGPAVQQSILQAFCAMCKSPSAANVKTKLSQCSAVQILVQFCEHSNSNVRSDAIKLLCCLIENGNGGVIQEYVDQNFVERLLKIIKTSQDEEEIASAMGITSNLPKSPQISDWLFAAEGLPVFSEFLDEVKHKSSCKLQLVENAVGALCHFTVSINQPTQRIAGLVPKLIRLLDLGTSLTKNRAAICLAQLSENSQTLSRTIPKRSGLWCFSPSQVELCPIHRGICTLETSFCLVEAGAVGPLVRVLGDPDPGACEASLDALLTLIKDEKLQSGAKVLAEENAIPSMIKLLDSPSPRLQEKVLNSLERLFRLLEYKQRYGSSAQMPLVDLTQRGTSNIKSVAAKVLAQLNVLHDQSSYF, encoded by the exons ATGGTGCCAGATATGATTTGTGGTCCTTTTGCAGATCTCCTCTCTTCAACTATGGAGTGCATCCTTGAAATAGTACTTACTTCCAAGAATGTCTTTATAGAAAGAAAGAGTTTTGAAGAACTTTCAGCTTATTTGAATCGTATTGTTCCTTTTCTTAAGGAGATCAATAGGAAGAACATTACTGATTCCACACCCTGGGAAAATGTTATACAAATTCTTAACCAACAGACAGTGGAAGCAAGACATCTTATCTTGGAATGCAGTAAGAAAAACAAGGTCTATCTCTTAATGAATTGTCGGCTTTATGCAAAGCGCATACAAAATATCACCAGGGAAATTAGCCGTGCATTAAGTTGCATTCCTTTAGCTTCTCTTGACATTTCTTCGGGTATAAAGGAAGAGATTGTCCAGGTGATTGATAGTATGCGTACAGCCGAGTTTAAAACAGCCATAGCTGAAGAAGAGATTTTAGAGAAGATAGACTCAGGTATACATCAGAGAAATGTTGATCGGTCCTATGCCAACAAGTTGTTAGTTTCAATTGCTGAGGCCATTGGAGTTTCAACTGAAAGCTCAGCTTTAAGGAGAGAATTTGAAGAATTCAAAGATGAAATAGACAATGCACGGCTAAGGAAAGACCAGGCTGAGGCCTTGCAGATGGACCAAATAATTGCTCTGCTAGAAAGGGCGGATGCTGCAACATCCCGtcaggaaaaagaaaagaagtacTTCATAAAGCGGAAATCATTGGGCAATCAACCTTTGGAACCACTTCTGTCATTCTATTGCCCGATCACTCGTGAGGTTATGACTGATCCTGTTGAGACTCCTTCAGGGCATACGTTTGAAAGGTGTGCAATAGAGAAGTGGTTGGCAGAGGGAAATTTGTGTCCCATGACATCTACACCTTTGAACAACACAATGATGCGGCCGAATAAAACTCTGCGGCAGTCAATTGAGGAATGGAAAGACCGTAATACAATGATCACTATAGCTAACATGAAATTGAAACTATCGTCTGCCGAGGAGGAAGAAGTTCTCAATTGCCTGGAACAGCTAATGGATATTTGTGAGCAGAGAGAAATTCACCGAGAATGGGTTATTATGGAGGACTATATTCCTATTCTAATCAAGCTACTGGATTTGAAAAGTAGGGATATCAGGAATCTTGTTCTTGAGGTTCTCTGCGTACTAGCAAAGGATGATAATGATGCTAAG GAAAGAATTGCTGAAGTTGATAGTGCATTGGAATCTATTGTTCGCTCACTTGGACGTCGCATTGGTGAAAGGAAGTCAGCAGTAGCATTGTTACTGGAATTGTCAAATTGCAAGTCAGTTCAGGAGTCCATTGGGAAGGTTCAAGGTTGCATACTTCTGTTAGTTACTATGTCAAGCTGTGATGACAACAAAGCCGCCAAAGATGCAAGAGACGTTTTGGAGAACATTTCATTTTCTGATGACAATGTTATCCTGATGGCCCAGGCCAACTATTTCAAGTACTTGTTGCAACGCCTTTCTTCAG GATCCAGTGATGTGAAGCTCCTAATGGCAAAAACCTTAGGAGAGATGGAGTTGACAGATCATAATAAGTCATCTCTATTTGAGGAGGGAGTTCTAGATTCCCTTCTTTCCTTGTTGTCACATGGTGAAGTTGAAGTGAAACAAGCAGGCGTGAAAGCTCTGCTAAATCTCTCTAGTTTACCAAGGAATGGACAGGAGATGATCAGAAAAGGTGTTATGCGTCCACTGCTTGATATGTTGTACCGTCACACAGCCTCCCAAAGTCTGCGGGAACTTGTAGCCGCCACTATTACAAAACTTGCCTTCTCTGCAAGCAGTGAAGCGCTTTCACTGCTTGATGCTGATGAcgacatttatgaactctttTCCCTAGTAAACTTGAATGGCCCAGCTGTGCAGCAAAGCATACTCCAGGCTTTCTGCGCCATGTGCAAGTCTCCATCTGCCGCTAATGTCAAGACCAAGCTATCACAG TGCTCAGCTGTCCAAATACTAGTGCAATTCTGTGAGCATAGCAATTCAAATGTACGGTCAGATGCAATCAAATTATTATGTTGCTTGATTGAAAATGGCAATGGAGGTGTGATCCAGGAGTACGTGGATCAAAACTTTGTTGAAAGATTACTTAAGATCATCAAGACTTCGCAGGACGAAGAAGAGATTGCTTCTGCAATGGGGATTACCTCCAACCTTCCCAAATCTCCTCAAATCTCTGATTGGCTTTTTGCAGCGGAAGGACTTCCCGTCTTTTCTGAATTTCTTGATGAGGTAAAGCATAAGAGTTCCTGTAAGCTTCAGCTGGTAGAAAATGCTGTCGGGGCATTATGTCATTTCACAGTCTCAATAAACCAACCAACACAGAGGATAGCTGGCCTTGTTCCCAAGCTGATACGACTGCTAGACCTGGGAACAAGCTTGACAAAAAACCGAGCTGCAATTTGTCTTGCACAGCTTTCAGAGAATTCACAAACACTGAGTCGTACAATCCCAAAGCGTTCGGGGTTATGGTGCTTCTCACCTTCACAAGTAGAACTTTGCCCTATTCATCGAGGGATATGCACACTAGAAACTTCATTTTGTTTGGTAGAGGCTGGCGCCGTGGGACCTCTGGTGAGGGTTCTTGGGGATCCCGATCCTGGAGCCTGTGAAGCTTCTTTGGATGCCTTATTGACTTTAATTAAGGATGAAAAACTTCAAAGTGGTGCTAAAGTTCTTGCTGAAGAAAATGCCATACCATCAATGATAAAACTACTTGATAGTCCTTCCCCTAGACTGCAAGAAAAGGTTCTGAATTCATTAGAAAGACTTTTTAGGTTGTTGGAATACAAGCAGAGGTATGGATCCTCTGCTCAAATGCCTTTAGTCGACTTGACACAACGAGGAACTAGCAACATCAAATCTGTAGCAGCAAAGGTACTTGCTCAGTTGAATGTGCTTCATGACCAGTCCTCTTATTTCTAA
- the LOC125874597 gene encoding pentatricopeptide repeat-containing protein At5g08510 — MNQLKQIHGNTLRNGIDFTQFLITKLIEIPNIPYAHKVFDNITKPTAFLYNKLIQAYSSHGLPSRCFSLYIQMRRQGCSPNPHSFTFLFAACTNSSSPIQGQMFHVHFIKWGFEFDIYTLTALVDMYAKMSLLPSARKLFDEMEMKDVPTWNSLIAGYAKNGNVEEAFKLFSVMPSRNVISWTAMISGYSQNGKYANALAVYKEMEKDRRVKPNEVTIASVLPACANLGALEVGENIEAYARANGYFKNMFVFNAVLEMYTKCGRIDRAMQLFHEIGRGRNLCSWNTMIMGLAVHGKGDEALKLFNQMLGEGNAPDDVTFVGAILACTHGGMVAKGWELLKLMEQRFSIAPKLEHYGCMVDLLGRAGKLQEAYDLIQSMPMRPDCVIWGTLLGACSFHGNVELAEKAAEFLSVLEPWNPGNYVILSNIYARTGRWDGVARLRKLMKSSQITKAAGYSFIEEGGDIHKFIVEDKSHPKSNEIYSLLDLVTTRLKFDVSTMDIDLDSIVE, encoded by the exons ATGAACCAACTGAAACAAATACACGGCAACACTCTCCGAAATGGCATCGACTTTACACAGTTCTTGATCACTAAGCTTATTGAAATTCCAAACATCCCGTACGCCCACAAAGTGTTCGACAATATTACCAAACCAACTGCTTTCCTCTACAACAAGCTCATTCAAGCCTATTCTTCCCATGGACTTCCCAGCCGGTGTTTTTCTCTCTACATCCAGATGCGCCGGCAAGGCTGCTCCCCTAACCCACACTCCTTCACATTTCTCTTTGCTGCATGCACCAATAGTTCCAGCCCCATTCAAGGCCAAATGTTCCATGTCCATTTCATCAAATGGGGTTTTGAATTTGACATTTACACGTTGACTGCACTTGTTGACATGTATGCTAAAATGAGTTTGTTGCCTTCTGCGCGAAAGCTCTTCGACGAGATGGAAATGAAGGATGTCCCCACTTGGAATTCTTTGATTGCCGGGTATGCCAAGAATGGAAATGTGGAAGAAGCATTCAAATTGTTTTCAGTTATGCCTTCAAGGAATGTGATTTCCTGGACTGCAATGATCTCAGGCTACTCGCAAAATGGGAAGTATGCGAATGCACTAGCTGTCTACAAGGAAATGGAGAAAGACAGAAGGGTAAAGCCTAATGAAGTCACAATTGCTAGTGTTCTTCCGGCTTGTGCAAATCTTGGGGCGCTGGAGGTTGGGGAGAATATTGAAGCTTATGCAAGAGCAAATGGATACTTTAAGAATATGTTTGTTTTCAATGCGGTGCTTGAAATGTATACGAAATGTGGTAGAATTGATAGGGCAATGCAACTCTTTCACGAGATTGGTAGGGGGAGGAACTTGTGTTCTTGGAATACCATGATCATGGGGTTAGCTGTCCATGGAAAAGGTGATGAAGCCCTTAAGCTTTTCAACCAAATGCTG GGAGAAGGAAATGCACCTGATGATGTAACATTTGTAGGAGCTATCTTAGCATGCACACATGGAGGCATGGTAGCAAAGGGGTGGGAACTCCTCAAATTGATGGAGCAAAGGTTCTCCATAGCTCCAAAGTTGGAACACTACGGCTGTATGGTTGATCTCTTAGGCCGGGCTGGGAAATTGCAGGAAGCTTATGATCTTATACAAAGCATGCCAATGAGACCTGATTGTGTTATCTGGGGAACTCTTCTTGGGGCCTGCAGTTTCCATGGCAATGTTGAACTGGCTGAGAAAGCAGCCGAATTCCTTTCTGTGTTGGAGCCATGGAATCCTGGGAATTATGTTATTCTCTCAAACATCTATGCAAGAACTGGCCGGTGGGATGGTGTTGCAAGGTTAAGGAAACTGATGAAGTCCTCTCAGATTACAAAAGCAGCAGGGTATAGCTTCATTGAGGAGGGAGGTGATATTCACAAGTTTATAGTAGAGGATAAATCCCATCCAAAATCAAATGAGATATATTCACTGCTTGATTTAGTCACAACTAGATTAAAGTTTGATGTAAGCACCATGGATATTGATTTGGATTCTATTGTTGAATAG
- the LOC125864713 gene encoding calcium-transporting ATPase, endoplasmic reticulum-type yields the protein MEEKPFPAWSWSVDQCLKEYQVKLEKGLSIYEVEKRRERYGLNELEKEKGKPLWRLVLEQFDDMLVKILLGAAFISFVLAYLHQDETGKSGFEAYVEPLVILLILVLNAIVGVWQESNAEKALEALKEMQGESAKVLRDGYLVPDLPAKELVPGDIVELRVGDKVPADMRVATLKSSTLRVEQSSLTGESMPVTKSTDFLAMDDCELQAKENMVFAGTTVVNGSCICIVVNTGMCTEIGNIQRQIHDASMEESDTPLKKKLDEFGNRLTSAIGVVCLLVWAINYKYFLSWEVVDGWPSNVRFSFEKCTYYFKIAVALAVAAIPEGLPAVITTCLALGTRKMAQKNAIVRKLPSVETLGCTTVICSDKTGTLTTNQMSVSEFFTLGGKTTACRVFGVEGTTYDPKDGGIMGWNCSKMDSNLLLMAEICAICNDAGVFCDGRLFKATGLPTEAALKVLVEKMGVPDSKARSKIRDAQIVSSYLIDRNTVKLGCCDWWMKRSKRVATLEFDRVRKSMGVIVREPNGSNRLLVKGAVESLLERSTYVQLADGSTVPIDESCRQLLLLRHLEMSSKGLRCLGLAYKDDLGELSGYYAATHPAHKKLLDPSCYSSIESDLVFVGVVGLRDPPREEVHKAVNDCSIAGIKIMVITGDNKSTAEAVCREIQLFSNGENLRGSSFTGKEFMAFSSQQQIEILSQDGGKVFSRAEPRHKQEIVRMLKEMGEIVAMTGDGVNDAPALKLADIGIAMGITGTEVAKEASDMVLADDNFSTIVSAVAEGRSIYNNMKAFIRYMISSNVGEVISIFLTAALGIPECLIPVQLLWVNLVTDGPPATALGFNPADVDIMQKPPRKSNDALINSWVFFRYMVIGSYVGIATVGIFIVWYTQASFLGINLVSDGHTLVHLSQLRNWGECSAWPNFTVSPFKAGNRLITFSDPCEYFTVGKVKAMTLSLSVLVAIEMFNSLNALSEDNSLIKMPPWRNPWLLVAMSVSFALHSLILYVPFLADIFGIVPLSLNEWLLVILLSAPVILIDEVLKFVGRRRRRTKLKAA from the exons ATGGAAGAAAAACCATTCCCTGCCTGGTCCTGGTCTGTCGATCAGTGTCTGAAAGAGTACCAAGTAAAATTAGAGAAGGGTCTAAGCATTTATGAAGTAGAGAAGAGGCGAGAAAGATATGGTTTGAATGAACttgagaaagaaaagggaaagcCTTTGTGGAGGCTTGTTTTGGAGCAGTTTGATGATATGCTTGTCAAAATCCTCCTTGGTGCAGCCTTCATCTCATTTGTTCTAGCTTATCTGCATCAGGATGAGACTGGAAAGTCAGGGTTCGAGGCCTATGTAGAACCCTTAGTAATCCTGTTGATCTTAGTACTCAATGCAATCGTCGGAGTTTGGCAAGAAAGCAATGCTGAGAAAGCACTAGAAGCATTAAAAGAGATGCAAGGTGAGTCTGCAAAGGTACTCAGAGATGGATATTTAGTACCGGATTTACCAGCAAAGGAGCTTGTTCCAGGGGATATCGTGGAACTGCGAGTTGGTGACAAAGTGCCAGCTGATATGAGAGTTGCCACTTTAAAATCCTCAACCCTAAGGGTTGAACAAAGTTCTTTGACAGGGGAGTCAATGCCAGTTACTAAAAGCACTGATTTCCTTGCTATGGATGATTGTGAATTGCAGGCCAAAGAGAACATGGTTTTTGCTGGAACGACAGTTGTGAATGGTAGCTGCATCTGCATTGTTGTGAACACGGGGATGTGCACAGAAATTGGTAATATTCAAAGACAAATCCATGATGCGTCAATGGAAGAAAGTGACACCCCTTTGaagaagaaacttgatgaatttGGTAATAGGCTTACATCTGCCATTGGCGTTGTTTGCTTACTTGTGTGGGCAATCAActacaaatattttctttcctgGGAGGTTGTGGATGGCTGGCCTTCTAATGTCCGTTTCTCATTTGAGAAATGCACATATTATTTCAAGATAGCTGTTGCTCTTGCAGTGGCTGCAATTCCCGAAGGTCTCCCAGCTGTAATTACTACTTGCTTAGCTCTTGGTACAAGGAAAATGGCACAAAAGAATGCAATAGTGAGGAAACTTCCAAGCGTGGAAACCTTAGGATGCACAACTGTGATTTGTTCAGATAAAACAGGAACCTTGACTACCAATCAAATGTCTGTGTCAGAATTCTTCACATTGGGAGGGAAAACTACAGCCTGTCGAGTTTTTGGCGTCGAAGGTACAACTTATGATCCTAAGGATGGGGGAATAATGGGCTGGAATTGTTCCAAAATGGATTCTAACTTGCTACTCATGGCTGAAATATGTGCAATCTGCAATGATGCTGGGGTCTTCTGTGATGGTCGTCTGTTCAAAGCAACTGGATTGCCTACTGAGGCAGCTCTTAAAGTTTTGGTGGAAAAGATGGGAGTACCAGATAGCAAAGCAAGGAGCAAGATTCGGGACGCACAGATTGTATCGAGTTATTTGATTGATCGCAACACAGTTAAATTAG GATGCTGTGATTGGTGGATGAAAAGATCAAAAAGGGTTGCAACATTGGAATTTGATCGTGTTCGCAAATCCATGGGTGTTATTGTGCGGGAGCCAAATGGGAGCAATCGACTTCTTGTCAAG GGTGCTGTTGAGAGTTTGCTAGAACGTAGTACATATGTTCAACTTGCAGATGGATCAACTGTTCCTATTGACGAGTCTTGTAGACAACTATTGTTGTTGAGGCACTTGGAGATGAGCTCTAAGGGTCTACGGTGCTTGGGCTTGGCATATAAAGATGACTTAGGTGAGCTTTCTGGATACTATGCTGCGACTCATCCTGCCCACAAGAAGCTGCTTGATCCATCCTGCTACTCCTCCATAGAAAGTGATCTAGTTTTTGTGGGAGTTGTTGGTCTAAGG GACCCCCCACGTGAGGAAGTTCACAAGGCAGTAAATGACTGCAGCATAGCTGGGATCAAAATCATGGTTATAACAGGAGACAATAAATCCACAGCTGAGGCCGTTTGCAGGGAAATTCAGTTGTTTTCTAATGGTGAGAATCTTAGGGGGAGTAGTTTTACTGGCAAAGAATTCATGGCATTTTCCTCTCAGCAACAAATTGAGATATTGTCACAAGATGGAGGCAAGGTCTTTTCTCGTGCTGAACCCAGGCACAAACAAGAAATTGTAAGGATGCTGAAGGAGATGGGTGAAATAGTTGCAATGACTGGAGATGGTGTCAATGATGCACCTGCACTAAAACTTGCTGACATTGGAATAGCCATGGGCATTACAGGAACTGAG GTTGCAAAGGAAGCTTCTGATATGGTTCTGGCGGATGACAATTTCAGTACTATAGTCTCTGCTGTTGCAGAGGGACGTTCGATCTACAATAACATGAAGGCCTTCATCAG ATATATGATATCATCTAACGTTGGTGAAGTCATCTCCATTTTCTTGACTGCTGCTTTGGGCATACCAGAATGTTTGATACCTGTGCAGTTGCTCTGGGTAAATTTGGTAACAGATGGCCCACCTGCTACAGCTCTCGGATTTAACCCTGCTGATGTTGACATAATGCAGAAACCACCTAGGAAGAGCAACGATGCTCTCATAAACTCCTGGGTTTTCTTCCGATATATG GTCATTGGTTCTTACGTGGGCATTGCAACTGTCGGTATATTTATAGTGTGGTACACCCAGGCTTCTTTCCTTGGTATTAATCTTGTGAGTGATGGCCACACACTTGTTCATCTATCACAGCTTCGCAACTGGGGTGAATGCTCAGCATGGCCAAATTTTACCGTGAGTCCATTCAAGGCTGGTAACCGCCTGATTACCTTTTCTGACCCTTGTGAATATTTTACTGTTGGTAAAGTGAAGGCCATGACACTGTCACTCTCTGTCCTTGTGGCAATTGAGATGTTTAATTCTCTCAATGCCCTCTCTGAAGACAACAGCTTGATCAAAATGCCACCTTGGAGAAATCCTTGGCTTCTTGTTGCAATGTCAGTCTCGTTTGCCCTACATAGCCTGATACTCTATGTTCCTTTCCTAGCAGATATATTTGGTATTGtcccactaagcctaaatgaatGGCTTCTAGTCATCTTGCTTTCTGCACCTGTTATTCTTATTGATGAAGTCCTCAAATTTGTgggaaggagaagaagaagaactaaACTAAAAGCTGCATAA